In Orenia metallireducens, the DNA window CATTAATTAGTGAAATTAAAGAGTTATATATCAATGCTTTTAATGGTAAGAAAGTTGAAGAAGAGGCTATTGAAGAGGTTACTGAAGTTGAAGCAGAAGTTGCTGCTACAACTGAAGATGCTGAATAAATTATTTAGTTGTAAAAGACCAGCTTAATGCTGGTCTTTTTTTATGGAGATAATTATGAATATTCTCAACCTTAAAGGTTATTAGACTATACCTTCTTAGCAGAGTCTTTGGGATAAGAAAAAAAGGCTTATTGAGAGTCCTTTATAAACTTTTATTTAAAAAGTAGAAGAACAGAGACACAGTTATTCTAATCTTTTAGAGGAATTTATCGATAAAAGTTGAAGTTTTTATTATAGATTAGATGAAGTAATAGGAGGTGTAGTAGGTTTATCATGGTAATGAACTTATATAAAGATAAATTTGTTTTAATTACTATATTGATATTATTAATTTTAGTATTTAATCTGACAAGCTCTCAAGCTAATGAAGATAAGAAGAATATATTGATTATTCATTCCTATTATCCTGAATTTGGTTGGACAGCAAATATTGACAGAGGTATCAGAAGTATCTTAGGTGCTAACTCTGAAAATATAAATTTACATACTGAATACTTGGATACTAAGCGAATAATTGATAAAGAGCATATAAATAATCTGTATAGACTCTTTAAACATAAATTTAAGGATGCTAAATTTGATTTGATTATTTCATCTGATGATGATGCCTTGAAATTTTTGTTAGAATATCGAGATGATCTCTTTTCTAATACATCAGTGGTATTCTGTGGAATAAGTGATTTGGACAAGTATTCCTTTGAGAGTAAGGAGAACTTCAGTGGTATAGAAGAAAAACTGGACATGAAAAGTACAATTAAGGTTGCTTTGAATCTACATCCTAACATTGACAAAGTAGTAGCAATTACTGATGGAACTACTACTGGTCTAACAAACTTACAGATGTTAAAAGTTGCTATGAATGATATTCCTGAGCCTATCAGTCTAATCACTTATAAATTATCTTATCTCACTGAAGTAAAGGAGATAGCAAGGAAGTTAGATAAAAATAGTATTATAGTCTGGCTTGCCAGTATAAAATATGATTCAGGGAATTTAATCTCCTTGACAGAAGCCACAAAACTGATTTCTAAATATACTAATAGACCAATTTATAGCTTTTGGGATGTATTTCCTGGAAATGGGGTATTAGGTGGTAAGATTAGTAGTGGCTACCAGCAGGGAAGAATTGTTTCTCAGATAGCATTGAGCATATTAAAGGGGGAAGAACCAGTTATTGAGGAGAGTCCTAATAAATTCATGTTTGATTACCATGAGTTAAAGAGATTTAATATACCCTTTGATAAATTGCCTAAAGAAAGTATTATTGTTAACAGACCCCGTTCATTTTATAATGAGAATAGAGGTAAGGTCTTAGCTACTTTAGCCTTTATAATCTTTCTGACTATAATTATCTGTCTTCTTTTGATAAATATACTTAGGCGTCAAGTAGCAGAAGAGGAGCTTAAAGAGAGTAGAAATAAATATAGAACCTTATTCCAAGCAACAGGTACTGCTAGTTGTATACTAGAGAAGGATACAACGTTCTCTTTGGTAAATGATAAGATGGAAGAGGTTTTGGGTTATTCTAAAGAAGAGATTGAGGGTAAGATGAAACTGTTAGAATTAATTATGGATCATGAATCTTTAAGTAAGATTTTAAATTATCACTGTCAACGCAAGAGTGATGAAGATAATATTTCTGAGAGATATGAGCTTGATATTATAGATAATTTTGGAGAGAAGAAGACTGTGATTATTCAAGCTAAGCTAATACCTGATAGTGAGAAGAGCATAGTCTCATTAATAGATATTACCGAACGTAAGAAAGCTGAAGAGAAGATTAAATATATTAGTTATCATGATAGTTTAACTGGACTTTATAATAGGAAGTTCTATGAAGAAGAATTAAAAAGGCTAGATGTAGAACGAAAATTGCCTTTAAGCATAATTGTGGGAGATGCCAATGGATTGAAATTGACTAATGATGTCTTTGGTCATGAAGCTGGAGATAAACTATTAAAAGAGATAGCTAGTATCTTAAGAAATGCTAGTCGTAAGGAAGATATTATTGCTCGATGGGGTGGTGATGAGTTTGGGATTATTTTGACAGAAACTAGTGAAGAGGTTGCTCAAAATATAATCAAACGGATTAAAGAAGGTTGTGAATCTTCTGATTTTGATCCAATTATTCCTCAGATTGCTTTAGGGTGTGCAACTAAGATAAGGAATAAGGAAGATATAAAAGAGGTATATAAAAGAGCAGAGAATAGAATGTATGAAGACAAAGCAGAAAATAAGAGTAGTAGCAATAGTGCACTACTAAAATCACTAACTGAAAAGCTAGAAAATAATAGTTATGAAACTGTAGGTCATACCTCTAGAATGATTAGCATGAGTAGAAAGATGGGGTATAGGTTGGATTTGTCAGAGAGGGATATAGATAAATTGGTTAAACTGGCTAAATATCATGATATTGGTAAATTACCAATCAGAAAAGAGGTACTTAATAAAGATAAATTTTTAACTGAGAAAGAATGGGAAGAGTTTAAAAAACATCCAGAGCATGGATATAATATAGCTAAGAGTTTTCAGGATTTAAGAAGTATCGCCAATGATATTCTTTATCATCATGAGAATTGGGATGGAACAGGTTATCCAGAAGAATTAGCAGGAGAGGATATCCCCTTTTTATCTAGGGTTGTACATATAGTCGATGCTTATGACGCATTACTTAATCGACCCTATAATTCAATTGATAATAGTAAAGGCTACCAAGGTCCTATGTCTAAGATTAAGGCTATACAAGTGATAAAAGATAAATCTGGAAAGTTCTTTGATCCTGAATTAGTTGATGTTTTTCTGAAATTAATAGAAGATGAGAAAGATAATAGCTAGTACTAGCTATTATCTTATTTTTGGAAAGGATATTATTGATTTTACTCTACAGTAATCTCTTTATTTCCTTGCCATTGGCCATGTAAGTTACAGAGTTCATAAGCTCTGATAGTACAAGACTCTTTTAATTTTACCTTAAAAGTAACCGCTGGCTTCATTTCAGGGGTGAAGTTTGCTCTGCCTAGATGATAATAGTTAGCATAAAGATCAACATATTGGATAAAGTGACCTGGTTCTACAGGATGATCTATCTCTCCCATCTTGACAGTAATATCGAAATATTCGTCTTTCTTTACTTTATCAGGTGCTTGAATTACAGGTATGTGCTTCTTTTCTAGCTCAGTCTTATTATTTGTATTATCAGCTTGTTTTACTTCATAATATTGCATTATTATCCCCCTTATTATTAATCTCTAAATTCTTCAAAATCGTCTTTACTTGCCCCACAGATAGGACATTTATCAGGTGTATCATCTTTGACAGTATGTCCACATACTGTACAAACACTTACATATTCTAAATCATAATCCGCGTCATTTTCAACTGAGTCTCTTGCTTCACTATATAATTTAGAGTGAGTTTTCTCTGCTTCTAGAGCATAGTGGAAGGATTTAAGGGCATCCTTTTCATCTTGATCTTTAGCTACTAGATAATAGCTAGGATACATCTGTTCAACCTCAAAGTTCTCTCCTGCTATAGCACCTTCTAAATTTTCAGAAGTAGAACCAATACCAAATCCAGCTCCAGAAGCAACTAAGAAATCCCCTTCGATATTGTCATGAGCTTCAAAGTGATTACTAGCATGTACCTCTTCAGCAAAAGCAATAGCTTCAAACAATAAAGCTACATTCGGGAATCCATCTTCTTCAGCTACTTGACTCCAAACTCTATATCGCTGATAAGCTTGACTCTCACCACCAAATGCGGAACGGAGGTTCTCTGCTGTCATTTCATTATTCACCATTATAACACCCCCTTTGTGTAATTAAATACATGATGAGTGTACTATTAATAACACTTATGTATTATAATAACCAGAAGAATAATTTTTATTTAGGTTATTCATGAATTATATATTAAATAATTTAATATATATATATATGATGTAGTAGATTAATATAATCGTTGTGCTAGTTAAATGATGATATGGATTTTAAAAGAACAAGCTGATGAGGAGATTGATTTCTTTTTAACTGAATCTTTTACGTTTAGAATCGATGTTTTTGAAGCAGCTATTGTGTTAGAATAAATTTATTATTTTGGCAATTCACATCAAAATAATGTGGATTGCTTTTTTATTACATTTCGATGTCTTGGTATAAATAATTTAATTTCTTATAATACTAAGGCATATAATAGTAATTTGTAACTATCTATTATTCAATAAGATGGTTTTTACTATGTTATATTTTAAGAATAATGAGTAAAATAACATAGATGTCTGCTACTATAAACAACAAGGAGGGAAGTATATGGATTTTAATTTAGTCATTGCTGGTGAAGCAGGACAAGGGTTAAATACATTAAATTTTGTATTAAGTAAGATTTTATTTAAAAGTGGATTTCATATTTATTCAACTAAAAATTATGAATCCCGTGTTCGTGGTGGACATAATTTTATGAAAATTAGATTTGGAGATGAAAAGATAACTGCTCCTAAAGATGAACAAGATATATTACTAGCTTTAAATAAAGCTAGTATAGAGATTCATCAAGACTATGTTAAAGATGATGGAATTATGATTTATAATGGTGAATCCTATGAAGGAGAGCTAAGAGAGAAGAATCAAGATAAGGAGATATTCTCTCTAGAAGCTGCTTTAATAGCTCAAGATATCGGAAATGGTAGAGTTGCAAATACAGTCTTTGTAGGAGTATTACTTAAATTATTAGGAATGAATTTAAAGATTGCTGAAGAGGTATTAGATGAATACTTTAGACGTGCTGAAGATATTAAACAGATGAATATTGATGCATTGCATAAAGGATATGAGAAAGCAGAGGTAGCTAAAAGAAGGTTTGAGATGCCAGAGGTTACTCCTAGAGATAACCAAATTTTGATTAATGGAAATCAGGCTATCGGGATGGGAGCAGCTGTGGCAGGGGTACAATTTTACTCTGCTTATCCAATGACTCCAGCCACAGGGGTAATGAACTATTTAGCTAAAAGGCAGAATGATTTAGGAATAGTAGTGGAGCAGGCAGAAGATGAGATTGCTGCTATTATGATGGCCTTAGGTGGGTCTTATAGCGGAATTCGTTCGATGACAGGAAGCTCTGGTGGTGGATTTGCTCTAATGACAGAAGCGGTAAGTTTTGCTGGAATTGCTGAACTTCCCATAGTTATCGTAGATGTTCAAAGACCTGGTCCAGCAACAGGATTACCTACTAGAACTGAGCAGGCCGACCTATTATTTACTATCAATGCAGGGCATGGTGATTTCCCTAAGATGGTTATTGCTGTTAAGGATGCTGAAGATGCATTTTATCAAACCTTTAGGGCAGTCAACCTAGCTGAAAAATATCAGATACCGGTTATTCTCTTAAGTGATCAGTTTTTGGCAGATGCTGAAGTAAATGTAGATGCTTTTGATTTAGAAGAATTAGAGAACTATAATGGTTTTATCTCTGATAAAGAAGCTAAGAATATAACTGATTATAGAAGATATGCTTTTAGTGATGATGGAGTCTCTCCAATGGCATATCCAGGGCAACTTGAAGATGATATAGTCTTAATTGATAGTGATGAGCATGATGAGCATGGACACATTATCGAAGATGCTGAAACACGGGTAAAGATGGTAGATAAGAGATTTGATAAGATAGATAAATTAATTATGGAGGATTTAGAAGAACCAGAGTATGTAGGAC includes these proteins:
- a CDS encoding diguanylate cyclase domain-containing protein → MVMNLYKDKFVLITILILLILVFNLTSSQANEDKKNILIIHSYYPEFGWTANIDRGIRSILGANSENINLHTEYLDTKRIIDKEHINNLYRLFKHKFKDAKFDLIISSDDDALKFLLEYRDDLFSNTSVVFCGISDLDKYSFESKENFSGIEEKLDMKSTIKVALNLHPNIDKVVAITDGTTTGLTNLQMLKVAMNDIPEPISLITYKLSYLTEVKEIARKLDKNSIIVWLASIKYDSGNLISLTEATKLISKYTNRPIYSFWDVFPGNGVLGGKISSGYQQGRIVSQIALSILKGEEPVIEESPNKFMFDYHELKRFNIPFDKLPKESIIVNRPRSFYNENRGKVLATLAFIIFLTIIICLLLINILRRQVAEEELKESRNKYRTLFQATGTASCILEKDTTFSLVNDKMEEVLGYSKEEIEGKMKLLELIMDHESLSKILNYHCQRKSDEDNISERYELDIIDNFGEKKTVIIQAKLIPDSEKSIVSLIDITERKKAEEKIKYISYHDSLTGLYNRKFYEEELKRLDVERKLPLSIIVGDANGLKLTNDVFGHEAGDKLLKEIASILRNASRKEDIIARWGGDEFGIILTETSEEVAQNIIKRIKEGCESSDFDPIIPQIALGCATKIRNKEDIKEVYKRAENRMYEDKAENKSSSNSALLKSLTEKLENNSYETVGHTSRMISMSRKMGYRLDLSERDIDKLVKLAKYHDIGKLPIRKEVLNKDKFLTEKEWEEFKKHPEHGYNIAKSFQDLRSIANDILYHHENWDGTGYPEELAGEDIPFLSRVVHIVDAYDALLNRPYNSIDNSKGYQGPMSKIKAIQVIKDKSGKFFDPELVDVFLKLIEDEKDNS
- a CDS encoding class II SORL domain-containing protein, which encodes MQYYEVKQADNTNNKTELEKKHIPVIQAPDKVKKDEYFDITVKMGEIDHPVEPGHFIQYVDLYANYYHLGRANFTPEMKPAVTFKVKLKESCTIRAYELCNLHGQWQGNKEITVE
- a CDS encoding rubrerythrin family protein, with the translated sequence MVNNEMTAENLRSAFGGESQAYQRYRVWSQVAEEDGFPNVALLFEAIAFAEEVHASNHFEAHDNIEGDFLVASGAGFGIGSTSENLEGAIAGENFEVEQMYPSYYLVAKDQDEKDALKSFHYALEAEKTHSKLYSEARDSVENDADYDLEYVSVCTVCGHTVKDDTPDKCPICGASKDDFEEFRD
- a CDS encoding 2-oxoacid:acceptor oxidoreductase subunit alpha, whose product is MDFNLVIAGEAGQGLNTLNFVLSKILFKSGFHIYSTKNYESRVRGGHNFMKIRFGDEKITAPKDEQDILLALNKASIEIHQDYVKDDGIMIYNGESYEGELREKNQDKEIFSLEAALIAQDIGNGRVANTVFVGVLLKLLGMNLKIAEEVLDEYFRRAEDIKQMNIDALHKGYEKAEVAKRRFEMPEVTPRDNQILINGNQAIGMGAAVAGVQFYSAYPMTPATGVMNYLAKRQNDLGIVVEQAEDEIAAIMMALGGSYSGIRSMTGSSGGGFALMTEAVSFAGIAELPIVIVDVQRPGPATGLPTRTEQADLLFTINAGHGDFPKMVIAVKDAEDAFYQTFRAVNLAEKYQIPVILLSDQFLADAEVNVDAFDLEELENYNGFISDKEAKNITDYRRYAFSDDGVSPMAYPGQLEDDIVLIDSDEHDEHGHIIEDAETRVKMVDKRFDKIDKLIMEDLEEPEYVGPENIDYLLIGWGSTYGPLQEARELLEQDGHDVGLLTFSDVWPLPIEELEDKIDGPTSIIVENNGTAQFSRLISAETGIMINHELVKYNGRPFTAHEIYEAIQEEVID